In Daphnia pulicaria isolate SC F1-1A chromosome 9, SC_F0-13Bv2, whole genome shotgun sequence, a single genomic region encodes these proteins:
- the LOC124313190 gene encoding uncharacterized protein LOC124313190, which translates to MAGGGDAGGENVGSTTKRLTIAFIGAKSVGKTSIIRQFVSNQFSDVVGSTVHPQRYATSLVLSNNRIIEIHISDFPAIETFPEDSLQEWNLHCSAASPKQQNPRTQKPPQSFCRLRQASAYVLVFDSSRPAPTFQYIRQIRDQILSHGGKDVYKKPMVVAANKQDLIHMARGPSSVGGTTTTAGTSSWSNRGPLMGKGRRRGTNKYIHHQHQPSSGANGSHNNSNGMGNSGGNGGGKNGHNGTTGTSSEWSCTVRKQWRCLYVECSAKFNWQVVHLFQQVVNAIESCSMDGHRHQSGGDPSRQLPHSIAQLVHLGQLAFINVPGAPPVVMPLPPPPRPLATSPETRRRTTTTTNGGRSTRRLQCPVC; encoded by the exons ATGGCCGGAGGAGGTGACGCCGGTGGCGAGAATGTCGGCTCAACTACCAAGAGATTGACCATCGCCTTTATCGGCGCCAAGAGCGTCGGTAAGACTTCAATCATCCGA CAATTTGTGAGCAACCAGTTCAGCGATGTTGTCGGATCGACCGTCCATCCGCAACGTTACGCCACCAGTTTGGTCCTGTCCAATAACCGCATCATTGAAATTCACATCTCCGATTTCCCGGCCATCGAAACATTTCCGGAAGACTCTCTGCAAGAGTGGAACCTGCACTGCTCCGCCGCTTCACCCAAGCAGCAAAATCCGAGGACTCAGAAGCCCCCGCAATCCTTTTGTCGATTACGGCAGGCGTCCGCCTACGTCCTCGTCTTCGACTCTTCCAGACCGGCGCCCACGTTTCAGTACATCCGCCAGATCCGCGATCAGATCCTCAGTCACGGAGGCAAAGACGTTTACAAGAAGCCCATGGTAGTGGCGGCCAATAAACAGGATCTCATCCACATGGCCAGGGGTCCGTCGTCTGTCGGtggaacgacgacgacagctGGAACGTCGTCGTGGTCCAATCGGGGTCCGTTGATGGGAAAGGGCCGCCGCCGAGGGACTAACAAGTACATCCATCACCAGCATCAACCGTCTTCTGGAGCAAACGGCTcgcacaacaacagcaacgggATGGGCAATTCCGGCGGGAACGGCGGCGGTAAAAACGGCCACAACGGGACGACTGGAACGTCGAGCGAGTGGAGCTGCACCGTGCGGAAGCAGTGGCGTTGCCTCTACGTCGAGTGCAGCGCCAAATTCAATTGGCAG gtGGTGCATCTGTTCCAGCAGGTGGTCAATGCAATCGAGAGTTGCTCCATGGACGGACATCGACACCAATCGGGCGGTGATCCATCGCGCCAACTGCCGCATTCGATCGCTCAGCTCgtccatctcggccaattggCCTTCATCAACGTCCCCGGTGCTCCGCCCGTTGTCATGCCGTTGCCACCACCTCCTAGGCCGTTGGCAACTTCACCAGAGACTCGTCgacgaacgacgacgacaacaaacGGGGGGCGATCGACCAGAAGATTACAATGCCCAGTCTgttga